A stretch of the Erwinia sp. SLM-02 genome encodes the following:
- a CDS encoding PTS mannose/fructose/sorbose/N-acetylgalactosamine transporter subunit IIC, which translates to MDTLLFASLMGLYYWFARLRLGYTLSAMLLQPVVIAVFVGLLLGNMHTAMIIGAGMQLVYLGVTSTPGGNVPSDPALAACISIPIAVKAGMDPNLAIALAIPFGVIGVFLDQLRRTLNAAWVHMADKHAETANMSGIMRCAFLYPALLGLALRFPVVFAANYFGQNVVESFLKLMPHWLTHSFEIMGGILPALGFAITIMVIGKKSLLPWFIGGFFAVLYLKLDIMAMAIFGTCVAFLIKGLAKNEGAA; encoded by the coding sequence ATGGATACCTTACTTTTTGCAAGCCTGATGGGCCTGTACTACTGGTTTGCCCGTTTACGCCTGGGATATACCCTTTCCGCGATGCTGCTGCAGCCGGTGGTGATCGCCGTCTTTGTCGGCCTGCTGCTGGGCAATATGCATACGGCGATGATTATCGGCGCGGGCATGCAGCTGGTTTACCTCGGTGTGACCTCCACGCCCGGCGGTAACGTCCCGTCGGACCCGGCGCTGGCCGCCTGTATCTCAATCCCTATCGCCGTAAAGGCCGGGATGGACCCGAACCTGGCGATTGCCCTGGCAATTCCGTTTGGCGTGATCGGCGTGTTCCTCGACCAGCTTCGCCGCACGCTGAACGCCGCCTGGGTGCATATGGCGGACAAGCACGCCGAAACCGCCAATATGTCCGGCATCATGCGCTGCGCCTTTCTCTATCCGGCCCTGCTCGGGCTGGCGCTGCGCTTCCCGGTGGTGTTTGCCGCCAACTACTTTGGCCAGAACGTGGTGGAAAGCTTCCTCAAGCTGATGCCGCACTGGCTCACCCACTCCTTTGAAATCATGGGCGGGATCCTCCCTGCGCTCGGCTTCGCCATCACCATTATGGTGATTGGTAAAAAAAGCCTGCTGCCGTGGTTTATCGGCGGATTCTTTGCCGTGCTGTACCTCAAGCTGGACATCATGGCGATGGCGATCTTCGGTACCTGTGTGGCCTTCCTGATCAAAGGCCTGGCGAAAAATGAAGGAGCAGCATGA
- a CDS encoding PTS system mannose/fructose/N-acetylgalactosamine-transporter subunit IIB, with translation MATIVLCRIDSRLIHGQVVTKWVGQSQANRIAVVSDELDADPFMKNIYLMAAPPNIKVDCYSNQSFAASWKENQLGDGKVLVLFPSLAAIQDAVQQGFDVTNVQVGGLGGGPNRKAVFQNITLDEKDVGILKDLRDRGVQVFFQTIPEDKPQSLDDILKKF, from the coding sequence ATGGCAACGATCGTTTTATGCCGCATTGACAGCCGCCTGATTCACGGCCAGGTGGTCACCAAATGGGTTGGGCAGTCCCAGGCCAATCGCATCGCCGTAGTCAGCGACGAGCTGGACGCCGATCCGTTTATGAAAAACATCTACCTGATGGCCGCACCGCCGAACATCAAAGTGGACTGCTACAGCAATCAGAGCTTTGCGGCCTCGTGGAAGGAGAATCAGCTGGGCGACGGCAAAGTGCTGGTGCTGTTCCCGTCGCTGGCGGCGATCCAGGATGCGGTACAGCAGGGATTTGATGTGACCAACGTGCAGGTCGGCGGACTGGGCGGCGGCCCCAACCGTAAAGCGGTGTTCCAGAACATCACCCTCGATGAGAAAGACGTCGGCATTCTGAAAGATCTGCGCGATCGCGGCGTGCAGGTGTTCTTCCAGACCATCCCGGAAGATAAGCCGCAGTCGCTGGACGATATCCTGAAAAAATTCTAA
- a CDS encoding PTS sugar transporter subunit IIA → MTTAAPTEPLSQILLLTHGGWGEQLCNSLRMVTGEIHGVTAIALMPVDTLGEFYQRVEAAVKVMPHGSLILTDFIGGTTSNVAARLSADYPVAVICGLNASLLLEALDRREAGPLTDCVTDLIDAGRSSCLDVVAHVRQLQQPQ, encoded by the coding sequence TTGACTACCGCTGCACCCACTGAACCCTTGTCCCAGATCCTGCTGCTGACTCACGGCGGCTGGGGAGAACAGCTTTGCAACAGCCTGCGCATGGTAACCGGTGAGATCCATGGCGTTACGGCAATCGCCCTGATGCCGGTAGATACGCTGGGTGAGTTTTACCAGCGGGTGGAAGCCGCGGTGAAAGTGATGCCGCACGGTTCGCTGATCCTCACCGATTTTATCGGCGGCACCACCTCGAACGTGGCGGCACGCCTCAGCGCGGACTATCCGGTGGCGGTGATTTGCGGGCTGAACGCCTCCCTGCTGCTGGAAGCGCTGGACCGGCGCGAAGCAGGCCCGCTGACCGACTGCGTAACCGATCTGATCGACGCCGGGCGCAGCAGCTGTCTGGACGTGGTCGCCCACGTTCGTCAGTTACAACAACCCCAATAA
- the dagR gene encoding transcriptional regulator DagR, which produces MKRIEIILGELERLTQGLSLTDLAEEKACTAEAMGFNLGLARNSVSKDLNQLWNDGLAIKSRGRPVFFLHRRVAEGVLGRALEESEREVRSIADLLPPNENHPADDPFTALIGFDRSLHEAVEKGRAAVLYPHGLHVLLTGPSGVGKTFFAELMHRFACKHKAGSPPPLVYFNCAEYAHNPELLSSHLFGHRQGAFTGASEHKTGLVEQADGGYLLLDEVHRLPYEGQEKLFSILDKGEYRPLGASSAPRPIAIRLICATTEPVSSALLRTFQRRIQVCIDLPGIRQRSVEEQIELIVGFLQRESRKIERTVSIDKTLLLWLLNKPLEGNIGQLKSDIQFLCAQAWAVGMTDHNETLQLDKRIEMPFNATAEQRQRVDGLFAGRERLNVDARTLPALKTSLASGMEAEESDLFYSFLTREYVNLRNSNVPPAETLAILKNKLSSIFEYGLYSRDSTAHPPRYGDRIEERVTLLIGCVEQVLGFALPENLLNPLRKHFLALIGYVQRGLIPQLYSSSLILDRCKDEYENATLLCRKIDELLHIQCPATEIVWLCLFLKECRHYRQRIDASPDTGAILIAHGATTATSMAQYVNRVLERELFSAIDMPFEQSVHDTLETLTQMIQARRYRRLILMVDIGSLVHFGSTISKLFQIDVLLMPNITLTSLLEVGLDLSFETGDLPQLAQLMRDKGIASQFCTPQQENGGRVLVISCITGMGTAEKIRKVLEESFGELMSQDTRMTILDYNEVRSLERVQQALKPGERLAGIVGTFQPGLPDIPFISLEELFSEQGPELVLSLLTPDLSSAERRLEMERSAMRFISALTMESIINHISVLNPRRILKEMEGVFEHLTSALSLKPSRQVTLRFLIHCCCMVERIVINRKPLQMALENRPDLDVRALSVIKTAFQPVEEAYAIRLSDAEYFYIYELLYG; this is translated from the coding sequence ATGAAACGGATTGAAATCATACTGGGAGAGCTGGAACGGTTAACGCAGGGACTCAGCCTGACCGATCTGGCAGAAGAAAAAGCCTGCACCGCAGAGGCGATGGGGTTCAACCTCGGACTGGCGCGCAACTCGGTGAGCAAAGACCTTAATCAGCTCTGGAATGATGGCCTGGCGATTAAAAGCCGCGGCCGCCCGGTGTTCTTTCTGCACCGCCGGGTGGCGGAAGGAGTGCTGGGCCGGGCGCTGGAGGAGTCCGAACGCGAAGTGCGTTCAATCGCCGATCTGCTGCCGCCCAACGAAAACCACCCCGCCGACGATCCCTTCACCGCACTGATCGGCTTCGATCGCAGCCTGCACGAAGCGGTGGAAAAAGGCCGCGCCGCCGTGCTCTATCCGCACGGGCTGCACGTGCTGCTGACCGGCCCTTCCGGCGTGGGAAAAACCTTTTTCGCCGAGCTGATGCACCGCTTTGCCTGCAAACACAAGGCGGGATCGCCGCCGCCACTGGTCTACTTTAACTGCGCGGAATACGCCCACAACCCGGAGCTGCTCTCTTCCCATCTGTTCGGGCATCGCCAGGGCGCGTTTACCGGTGCCAGCGAGCATAAAACCGGGCTGGTGGAGCAGGCGGACGGGGGCTACCTGCTGCTGGATGAGGTGCACCGCCTGCCGTATGAGGGCCAGGAAAAACTGTTCTCGATCCTGGATAAGGGAGAATACCGCCCGCTGGGGGCCAGCAGCGCGCCCCGCCCGATTGCGATCCGGCTGATTTGTGCCACCACCGAACCGGTCAGCTCCGCCCTGCTGCGCACCTTCCAGCGGCGTATTCAGGTCTGCATCGATCTGCCGGGGATCCGCCAGCGATCGGTGGAGGAACAGATCGAACTGATCGTCGGCTTCCTGCAGCGTGAAAGCCGCAAGATCGAGCGCACCGTCAGCATCGATAAAACGCTGCTGCTCTGGCTGCTGAATAAGCCGCTGGAGGGCAATATCGGCCAGCTGAAAAGCGATATTCAGTTCCTGTGCGCGCAGGCCTGGGCCGTGGGGATGACGGATCATAACGAGACGCTTCAGTTGGATAAACGGATCGAGATGCCGTTTAACGCCACGGCGGAGCAGCGCCAGCGGGTGGACGGCCTGTTTGCTGGCAGGGAACGGCTGAACGTGGATGCGCGCACCCTGCCCGCGTTAAAAACCTCGCTGGCCAGCGGGATGGAGGCGGAAGAGAGCGATCTGTTCTACAGCTTCCTGACCCGCGAATACGTCAACCTGCGCAACAGTAACGTGCCGCCCGCGGAAACCCTGGCGATCCTCAAAAACAAACTCAGCTCCATTTTTGAGTACGGCCTCTACAGCCGGGACAGTACCGCGCACCCGCCGCGCTACGGCGACCGGATTGAAGAGCGGGTGACGCTACTGATCGGCTGCGTGGAGCAGGTGCTGGGCTTTGCCCTGCCGGAGAATCTGCTGAACCCGCTGCGCAAACACTTTCTCGCGCTGATAGGCTACGTGCAGCGCGGGCTGATCCCGCAGCTTTATTCATCCAGCCTGATCCTCGACCGCTGCAAGGATGAGTACGAGAATGCCACCCTGCTGTGCCGCAAGATCGACGAGCTGCTGCATATTCAGTGCCCGGCAACGGAAATCGTCTGGCTGTGCCTGTTCCTCAAGGAGTGCCGCCATTACCGCCAGCGGATCGACGCCAGCCCGGACACCGGAGCGATCCTGATTGCCCACGGCGCGACCACCGCCACCAGCATGGCCCAATACGTGAACCGGGTGCTGGAGCGCGAGCTGTTCAGCGCCATTGATATGCCGTTTGAACAGTCGGTGCACGACACGCTGGAAACGCTGACGCAGATGATTCAGGCCCGGCGGTACCGGCGGCTGATCCTGATGGTGGATATCGGTTCGCTGGTCCACTTTGGCAGCACCATCAGCAAGCTGTTTCAGATCGACGTGCTGCTGATGCCGAATATCACCCTGACCAGCCTGCTGGAAGTGGGGCTGGATTTAAGCTTTGAAACCGGCGATCTGCCGCAGCTGGCCCAGCTGATGCGGGATAAAGGCATTGCCAGCCAGTTCTGCACGCCGCAGCAGGAGAACGGCGGCAGGGTGCTGGTGATTTCCTGTATTACCGGGATGGGCACGGCAGAGAAAATCAGGAAGGTGCTGGAAGAGAGCTTCGGCGAGCTGATGTCGCAGGATACCCGAATGACGATCCTCGACTACAACGAGGTGCGCAGCCTGGAGCGCGTGCAGCAGGCGCTGAAGCCCGGTGAGCGGCTGGCGGGCATCGTCGGCACCTTTCAGCCGGGGCTGCCGGATATTCCCTTTATCTCGCTGGAGGAGCTGTTCTCCGAACAGGGGCCGGAACTGGTGCTCAGCCTGCTGACGCCGGACCTTTCCAGCGCCGAGCGTCGACTGGAGATGGAGCGCAGCGCGATGCGGTTTATCAGCGCGCTGACCATGGAGAGCATCATCAATCATATTTCGGTGCTCAACCCCCGGCGCATTCTGAAGGAGATGGAGGGCGTATTTGAGCATCTGACCAGCGCCCTTTCGCTCAAACCGAGCCGCCAGGTGACACTGCGCTTCCTGATCCACTGCTGCTGCATGGTCGAGCGTATCGTGATCAACCGAAAACCGTTACAGATGGCGCTGGAAAACCGCCCCGATCTCGATGTCCGCGCGCTCAGTGTCATCAAAACCGCCTTTCAGCCGGTTGAAGAGGCTTACGCCATTCGCCTGTCCGACGCGGAATATTTTTATATCTACGAACTGCTTTACGGTTAA
- a CDS encoding TonB-dependent receptor has protein sequence MKKNNITAAILLAASVPVFAQEGTLVVTASGYEQKLTNAPVSISVVSQDELSKKNYSDLGEALSGMEGVDVRGGTGKTGGLDISIRGMPSSYTLILIDGIRQNASSDTTPNGFGTLNTAMMPPLSAIDHIEVIRGPMSTLYGSDAMGGVINIITKKNTDEWHGGLNLSHSVQEHSKWGDSSTVGLYTSGALIPNTLDLTLRGNFEHRQGSSVTSLSDSGSDTRVPYPTKSNNYTVGGRLNYKTSDKNTLWIDGETAEQEYDNSHSQLGPIGTSGGGYRDKLHYQRNKVVIGHDTDLSLGRWSSSLSYAVTENKGRVLTPRTLSAENSGLSGQDRELKNTNAIFNTSIVAPIGDDHLLTVGGEYWDSRLKDGIVLANSGETFKQKTWSLFTEDDWQIIDPLSLTWGARYEKHDSFGGHVSPRAYLVWNALDDWTVKGGVSTGYKAPSLAQLHNGVSGVAGNGLISTLGNPNLKPESSVNYETGIYYENADNVKANVTGFISNFRNAISSETIDDSTNSYRNVGKAINQGIEFASSFPVVIPELTLNLNYTYTDSKQRGGDNPGAPLTNTARHMANAKMSWQMNDDLTSWIAAEYHGKTPRYTTGYGNLSAIEKTVYDDRGAYLKAWTVVNMGAAYKITPALTVNGTINNVLDKDFSKVSLYQAGRSSTYAGDYFQTLASTTGYVTPGRNYWVSLNYTF, from the coding sequence ATGAAAAAAAACAACATCACCGCGGCAATCCTCCTGGCGGCATCAGTACCCGTATTTGCCCAGGAAGGCACGCTGGTCGTCACCGCCAGCGGCTATGAACAAAAACTGACTAACGCGCCGGTCTCAATCTCCGTTGTCAGCCAGGATGAGCTGTCCAAAAAGAACTACAGCGACCTGGGTGAGGCACTCAGCGGCATGGAAGGCGTGGACGTACGCGGCGGAACCGGGAAAACCGGCGGGCTGGATATCTCTATACGCGGCATGCCCAGCAGCTATACGCTGATCCTGATCGACGGTATCCGACAGAACGCCAGCTCCGATACCACACCCAACGGTTTCGGCACTCTTAACACCGCCATGATGCCGCCGCTTTCCGCTATCGATCATATCGAAGTGATCCGTGGCCCGATGTCAACGCTCTACGGCTCCGATGCCATGGGTGGCGTGATCAACATTATCACTAAGAAAAACACCGACGAATGGCACGGCGGGCTGAACCTCTCTCATTCGGTACAGGAACACAGCAAGTGGGGCGACAGCTCAACCGTGGGCCTGTACACCAGCGGCGCGCTAATCCCCAATACGCTGGATCTGACCCTTCGCGGCAACTTCGAACACCGCCAGGGTTCCAGCGTCACCAGCCTGAGCGACAGCGGCAGTGACACGCGCGTTCCCTACCCGACCAAAAGCAATAACTACACCGTGGGCGGGCGGCTGAACTACAAGACCAGCGATAAAAATACCCTGTGGATCGATGGCGAAACCGCCGAACAGGAGTATGACAACAGCCACAGCCAGCTTGGCCCGATCGGCACCAGCGGCGGCGGCTATCGCGACAAACTGCACTATCAGCGCAATAAAGTGGTCATTGGTCACGACACCGATCTGTCTCTGGGCCGCTGGAGCTCCAGCCTTTCCTATGCGGTCACAGAAAACAAAGGCCGCGTTCTGACCCCGCGCACGCTTTCTGCGGAGAACAGCGGTCTGAGTGGACAGGATCGCGAGCTGAAGAACACCAATGCGATTTTCAACACCAGCATTGTTGCCCCGATCGGTGACGACCACCTGCTGACCGTAGGCGGTGAATACTGGGATTCCCGCCTGAAGGACGGCATCGTGCTGGCGAACAGCGGCGAAACCTTCAAGCAGAAAACCTGGTCACTGTTTACCGAAGACGACTGGCAGATTATCGATCCGCTTTCCCTGACCTGGGGCGCGCGATACGAGAAACACGACAGCTTCGGCGGCCACGTCAGCCCGCGCGCCTACCTGGTATGGAACGCGCTGGACGACTGGACGGTGAAGGGCGGCGTCAGCACCGGCTATAAAGCCCCTTCCCTCGCCCAGCTGCATAATGGCGTCAGCGGCGTGGCGGGTAATGGCCTGATCAGCACCCTCGGTAACCCGAACCTGAAGCCGGAATCCAGCGTTAACTACGAAACCGGGATCTACTATGAAAATGCCGATAACGTAAAAGCCAACGTCACTGGATTTATCAGCAACTTCCGTAACGCCATATCCAGTGAAACCATCGACGATTCGACAAACTCGTATCGTAACGTCGGTAAGGCGATCAACCAGGGGATTGAGTTCGCCTCCTCCTTCCCGGTGGTTATCCCGGAGCTGACGCTGAACCTGAACTACACCTACACCGACAGCAAACAGCGCGGTGGCGATAATCCGGGCGCACCGCTGACCAATACCGCACGCCATATGGCCAACGCGAAAATGTCGTGGCAGATGAACGACGATCTGACATCGTGGATAGCGGCGGAATATCACGGCAAAACCCCGCGTTATACCACTGGCTACGGCAACCTGAGCGCGATTGAGAAAACGGTCTACGACGATCGCGGTGCCTATTTGAAAGCCTGGACGGTGGTGAACATGGGCGCGGCGTATAAGATTACCCCGGCGCTGACGGTTAACGGCACGATCAATAACGTACTGGATAAGGACTTCTCGAAAGTCAGCCTGTATCAGGCTGGCCGCAGCAGCACCTACGCGGGCGACTACTTCCAGACGCTGGCCTCCACCACCGGCTACGTAACGCCGGGGCGTAACTACTGGGTATCACTGAACTACACGTTCTGA